The Frankiaceae bacterium genome has a window encoding:
- a CDS encoding class I lanthipeptide: MRRLALKKDTLAELSTDDLANVVGGDITTLLLPSLQACPVSGAYPTLPVIYCVTKAGS; this comes from the coding sequence ATGCGAAGGCTCGCACTGAAGAAGGACACGCTCGCCGAGCTGTCCACCGACGACCTCGCGAACGTCGTCGGCGGCGACATCACGACCCTGCTGCTGCCCTCGCTGCAGGCCTGCCCCGTCTCCGGCGCGTACCCGACGCTGCCGGTGATCTACTGCGTGACGAAGGCTGGCTCATGA
- a CDS encoding lanthionine synthetase C family protein translates to MTPLLTGDAASRAREIVADVAAALRDPAVYDADPGLRAEDVGRGCAGAAVLYAELHAENGAEADRDTALEFLDKALEQAVEAERPSALLYPGTVGVGWVLAYLEGSLVDPDPDENDVDLLVAQALTTNWPSADLIRGVTGAGVYVLERGRPLDATVERLAAMSTTTDDGITWWVDPATCLEERRELFPEGYYDTGVAHGQAGTLALLAHALATGVEEARPLLAGGAEWLLAQRFPDGESTGLYPSLVPPNARAGSGTRVAWCYGDPGVAVGLLAAGRALDDAKLVDEAREVALAAAARRGRDAGVVDAPLCHGSVGLVHVFGRLYEQLGDESLADAARHWFGVALEQHRPGQPVAGWGSMRPEGDDLRYEPLAGFLEGATGVALALLAATSERAPDWDVLLLTKPVP, encoded by the coding sequence GTGACCCCCCTCCTCACGGGCGACGCCGCGTCCCGCGCGCGCGAGATCGTCGCCGACGTCGCCGCCGCCCTGCGCGATCCCGCCGTGTACGACGCCGATCCCGGCCTGCGCGCCGAGGACGTCGGCCGGGGCTGCGCGGGCGCGGCCGTCCTGTACGCCGAGCTGCATGCCGAGAACGGCGCCGAGGCCGACCGCGACACCGCGCTGGAGTTCCTCGACAAGGCGCTGGAGCAGGCCGTCGAGGCCGAACGACCGAGCGCGCTGCTCTACCCCGGCACCGTCGGCGTCGGGTGGGTGCTCGCGTACCTCGAGGGCAGCCTCGTCGATCCCGACCCCGACGAGAACGACGTCGACCTCCTCGTCGCGCAGGCCCTCACCACCAACTGGCCGAGCGCCGACCTCATCCGCGGCGTCACCGGCGCGGGCGTCTATGTCCTCGAACGAGGCCGCCCCCTCGACGCCACGGTCGAACGCCTCGCCGCCATGTCGACCACGACCGACGACGGCATCACGTGGTGGGTGGACCCCGCGACGTGCCTGGAGGAACGCCGCGAGCTGTTCCCCGAGGGCTACTACGACACCGGCGTCGCGCACGGCCAGGCCGGCACCCTCGCGCTGCTCGCGCACGCCCTCGCGACGGGCGTCGAGGAGGCGCGGCCGCTGCTGGCCGGAGGGGCCGAATGGCTTCTGGCGCAACGGTTCCCGGACGGCGAGAGCACCGGCCTGTACCCGTCGTTGGTGCCGCCGAACGCCCGCGCCGGCAGCGGCACGCGCGTCGCGTGGTGCTACGGCGACCCCGGCGTCGCGGTCGGCCTGCTCGCCGCGGGCAGGGCACTCGACGACGCGAAGCTGGTGGACGAGGCGCGCGAGGTCGCCCTCGCCGCCGCCGCCCGTCGCGGCCGCGACGCGGGCGTCGTCGACGCGCCGCTCTGCCACGGCTCGGTCGGGCTGGTGCACGTGTTCGGCAGGCTGTACGAGCAGCTCGGCGACGAGTCGCTCGCCGACGCCGCGCGCCACTGGTTCGGCGTCGCGCTGGAGCAGCACCGCCCAGGACAGCCGGTCGCGGGCTGGGGCAGCATGCGCCCCGAGGGCGACGACCTGCGGTACGAGCCCCTCGCCGGCTTCCTCGAGGGTGCCACCGGCGTCGCGCTCGCACTGCTCGCCGCCACCAGCGAGCGCGCGCCCGACTGGGACGTCCTCCTCCTCACGAAGCCGGTCCCGTGA
- a CDS encoding lantibiotic dehydratase, translated as MTRARDTYTDSGAFVLRAPLLPFRTLDELGDVRTLVADPVVREAIFLASPSLADDIDDEGATRALYSYLTRMAGRATPFGLFAGCAVGSVGGETNLTLPGREAARRHTRLDFGFLAKVVARLGEDEAVRPFLRLVPNTSLYRAGARLRMAEARVDERGVRYHRVTFEEDEALTATLERARDGASIEELAAALADDDITIEEAREYVGELVSAQLLVSDLGPVVTGDDSVKRIVASLSAHEETRPYADKLAAADAALDRLDERLGNDPAEYRGLAENLKELDPDLQLQRLFQVDLAYEAPALRLGSDVVNEAYRAIDLLHPLSRKPEGDELSSFKEAFTQRYEQREVPLAEALDEEIGIGFGPPAALQAEGAPLLAGLVPGGSREARGGPAWRGADTYLLRMLTRALAEGAGEIAVTKADLDALASGDPPPLPDALAVSGTICGDGRLAFHFAGGPSGARLLGRFCHLDPGIEKLVRTHVEAEEAARPDVVFAEVVHLPEGRVGNILARPVLREHEIPFLAVSGVEPARQISLDDLYVSVSRDRVVLRSRSLDREVVPRITNAHNHQTGALAVYRFLGALQYQGVAANMAWPWGVLSNAPYLPRVTHGRLVLALAQWNVTYDELKDLRDAKTPEARDAAIAALREALRLPRRVVISAGDNDLPVDLDAPAGRVLFAHEGRRGGLKLVELFPGVDDLGVSSPEGSYVHQFVLPLVRRTPSSQIPLYVGDDSGIESVFPPGSEWLTAKLYTGKATADAVLREVVAPLVAETRDAADLWFFLRYGDPEHHLRVRFHGDVLDKLHARVRPLLDDGRVSRVVLDTYRREVARYGGPEGIVVAEQVFRHDSDAVLAIVLAAAGDAGLGIRWRAAVLGVDGLLADGGMDVPSRRAAVRRWRDGLVAEQGGTGDNAKRHAGKLFRTEREGLARLMGGTPEDRAETAVLGALAARSEAIEPLLAGTREDILGSLCHMHVNRLLRGAQRTQELVVYDLLDRLYAAAQGRAGKG; from the coding sequence GTGACCCGCGCCCGCGACACGTACACCGACTCCGGCGCATTCGTCCTCCGCGCGCCCCTGCTGCCGTTCCGCACGCTCGACGAGCTCGGCGACGTACGCACCCTCGTCGCCGACCCGGTCGTCCGCGAGGCGATCTTCCTCGCGTCGCCGTCGCTCGCCGACGACATCGACGACGAGGGCGCGACGCGCGCGCTCTACTCGTACCTCACCCGCATGGCGGGCCGCGCGACGCCGTTCGGGCTGTTCGCGGGGTGTGCCGTGGGCTCGGTGGGCGGCGAGACCAACCTCACGCTGCCAGGCCGCGAGGCCGCCAGGAGGCACACCCGGCTCGACTTCGGCTTCCTCGCGAAGGTCGTCGCGCGGCTGGGTGAGGACGAGGCCGTACGCCCTTTCCTCCGGCTCGTGCCCAACACCAGCCTCTATCGCGCCGGCGCGCGGCTGCGCATGGCGGAGGCGCGCGTGGACGAGCGCGGTGTGCGCTACCACCGCGTGACGTTCGAGGAGGACGAGGCCCTGACCGCCACCCTCGAACGCGCCCGCGACGGCGCGAGCATCGAGGAGCTGGCCGCGGCGCTCGCCGACGACGACATCACGATCGAGGAGGCCCGCGAGTACGTCGGCGAGCTCGTCAGCGCGCAGCTGCTCGTCAGCGACCTCGGGCCCGTCGTCACCGGCGACGACAGCGTCAAGCGCATCGTCGCCTCCCTCTCGGCGCACGAGGAGACGCGGCCGTACGCCGACAAGCTCGCCGCCGCCGACGCCGCGCTCGACCGGCTCGACGAACGCCTCGGCAACGACCCGGCGGAGTACCGCGGGCTCGCCGAGAACCTGAAGGAGCTCGACCCCGACCTGCAGCTCCAGCGGTTGTTCCAGGTCGACCTCGCGTACGAGGCGCCCGCCCTGCGGCTCGGCAGCGACGTCGTCAACGAGGCGTACCGCGCCATCGACCTGCTGCACCCGCTGTCGCGCAAGCCGGAGGGCGACGAGCTGTCGTCGTTCAAGGAGGCGTTCACCCAGCGGTACGAGCAGCGTGAGGTGCCGCTCGCGGAGGCGCTGGACGAGGAGATCGGCATCGGCTTCGGGCCGCCCGCCGCGCTGCAGGCCGAGGGCGCGCCGCTGCTCGCCGGCCTCGTCCCCGGCGGCAGCCGCGAGGCCCGCGGCGGACCCGCCTGGCGCGGCGCCGACACGTACCTGCTCCGCATGCTGACCCGCGCGCTCGCCGAGGGCGCCGGGGAGATCGCCGTCACCAAGGCCGACCTCGACGCGCTCGCCTCCGGCGACCCGCCGCCGCTGCCCGACGCGCTCGCCGTGTCCGGGACGATCTGCGGTGACGGGCGCCTGGCGTTCCACTTCGCGGGCGGGCCGAGCGGCGCGCGGCTGCTGGGCCGCTTCTGCCACCTCGACCCGGGCATCGAGAAGCTGGTCCGTACGCACGTCGAGGCGGAGGAGGCGGCGCGGCCGGACGTCGTGTTCGCGGAGGTCGTGCACCTGCCCGAGGGGCGCGTCGGCAACATCCTCGCGAGGCCGGTGCTGCGCGAGCACGAGATCCCGTTCCTCGCGGTCTCGGGCGTCGAGCCGGCGCGGCAGATCAGCCTCGACGACCTGTACGTCTCCGTCTCCCGCGACCGCGTCGTGCTGCGGTCGCGCTCGCTCGACCGCGAGGTCGTGCCGCGCATCACGAACGCGCACAACCACCAGACCGGCGCGCTCGCGGTCTACCGGTTCCTCGGCGCGCTGCAGTACCAGGGCGTCGCCGCGAACATGGCCTGGCCGTGGGGCGTGCTGAGCAACGCGCCGTACCTCCCGCGCGTCACGCACGGCCGCCTCGTCCTCGCGCTGGCGCAGTGGAACGTCACGTACGACGAGCTGAAGGACCTGCGCGACGCGAAGACGCCGGAGGCGCGCGACGCCGCGATCGCCGCGCTGCGCGAGGCGCTGCGGCTGCCGCGCCGGGTCGTCATCTCGGCGGGCGACAACGACCTCCCCGTCGACCTCGACGCGCCCGCGGGCCGGGTGCTGTTCGCGCACGAGGGGCGGCGCGGCGGGCTGAAGCTCGTCGAGCTGTTCCCCGGCGTGGACGACCTCGGGGTGTCGTCGCCGGAGGGGTCGTACGTCCACCAGTTCGTGCTCCCGCTGGTGCGCCGTACGCCGTCGTCGCAGATCCCGCTCTACGTCGGCGACGACAGCGGCATCGAGAGCGTCTTCCCGCCGGGGTCGGAGTGGCTGACCGCCAAGCTCTACACCGGCAAGGCGACCGCCGACGCGGTGCTGCGCGAGGTCGTCGCGCCGCTCGTGGCGGAGACACGCGACGCCGCGGACCTGTGGTTCTTCCTGCGCTACGGCGACCCCGAGCACCACCTGCGGGTCCGCTTCCACGGCGACGTGCTCGACAAGCTGCACGCGCGCGTACGGCCGCTGCTCGACGACGGCCGCGTGTCGCGCGTGGTGCTCGACACGTACCGCCGCGAGGTGGCCCGCTACGGCGGCCCCGAGGGCATCGTCGTCGCGGAGCAGGTGTTCCGCCACGACAGCGACGCGGTGCTCGCGATCGTGCTCGCCGCGGCGGGTGACGCGGGCCTCGGGATCCGCTGGCGCGCAGCGGTTCTGGGTGTCGACGGGCTGCTCGCCGACGGCGGGATGGACGTGCCGTCGCGGCGCGCCGCCGTACGCCGCTGGCGCGACGGCCTCGTCGCCGAGCAGGGCGGCACCGGCGACAACGCGAAGCGGCACGCAGGCAAGCTGTTCCGCACCGAGCGCGAGGGCCTGGCCCGGCTCATGGGCGGGACACCGGAAGACCGCGCTGAGACCGCCGTGCTCGGCGCGCTGGCGGCTCGTTCGGAGGCCATCGAGCCGCTGCTCGCCGGCACCCGCGAGGACATCCTCGGCAGCCTCTGCCACATGCACGTCAACCGGCTCCTCCGCGGCGCGCAGCGCACGCAGGAGCTGGTCGTGTACGACCTGCTGGACCGGCTGTACGCCGCGGCGCAGGGGCGGGCGGGGAAGGGATGA
- a CDS encoding peptidase domain-containing ABC transporter, whose product MAGRVRFRAQVELADCGAAALAMVLELHGRPIPFDEIRTVCGTGRDGTDAATLVAAAGYYGMEAKGVRTEVEDLEALPQGTMLFWDLSHFVVLDRVRRGGIDIVDPAIGRRHVRWDEVRRSYAGVALLAEPGPEFTPGGRRKHGLWRHIRPLLEQHSTLRRAVTTSLLIRVLALGLPLLTAALVDRVVPVGDRNLLRIIALSLAVAVAFNFLTSWLRGLLLLELRSRVDLRTTLGFLEHLVALPYTFHLSRSSGDLMMRLRSNSYVREILTTTTLSALLDGAFATLYLVLLLAFSVPVGLLVLGLGTLQVVVLLVSRRATQRLAGESLRAEARSQGYAFQLLAGIGTLKSSGTERRAVEQFSRLFTDEISVAVSRGRLSAAVDALTSALSIGSPLVVLTFAGVQVLDGNISLGNALALNALAVSFLQPLSVLVTTGLSVQVLTSYVERLNDVFDAPVEQAGDEIRPAPRLTGAIEAAGVTFRYAPLSQIVVDDVSVSVKPGQTVALVGRSGSGKTTLGHLLLGLYRPTDGVVRHDGIDLTTLEARSVRNQFGVVTQDPYLFSTTLRDNIAFADPALTLEDVQRAAKLACIDEDIAAMPMGYDTVLSDGGASLSGGQRQRVALARALAGRPAVLLLDEATSHLDAVTEAAVHKNLTGLGCTTIVVAHRLSTVVNADLIMVVENGRVIESGTHTSLLRKRSGAYRALVTGQLSQNGDGAPTRSSRRPAAKKTAS is encoded by the coding sequence ATGGCCGGGCGGGTGCGCTTCCGCGCGCAGGTCGAGCTGGCCGACTGCGGCGCCGCGGCGCTGGCGATGGTGCTGGAGCTGCACGGCCGCCCGATCCCGTTCGACGAGATCCGTACGGTCTGCGGCACGGGCCGCGACGGCACCGACGCCGCGACGCTCGTCGCCGCCGCCGGGTACTACGGCATGGAGGCGAAGGGCGTACGCACCGAGGTCGAGGACCTCGAGGCGCTGCCGCAGGGCACGATGCTGTTCTGGGACCTCAGCCACTTCGTCGTGCTCGACAGGGTGCGCCGCGGCGGCATCGACATCGTGGACCCCGCGATCGGCCGCCGGCACGTGCGGTGGGACGAAGTGCGGCGCTCGTACGCCGGCGTGGCCCTGCTCGCCGAGCCAGGCCCCGAGTTCACGCCGGGCGGACGTCGGAAGCACGGCCTGTGGCGGCACATCCGGCCGCTGCTCGAGCAGCACTCCACGCTGCGCCGCGCGGTCACGACGTCGCTGCTCATCCGCGTCCTCGCGCTCGGCCTGCCGCTGCTCACCGCGGCGCTGGTCGACCGCGTCGTGCCTGTCGGCGACCGCAACCTGCTGCGGATCATCGCGCTGTCGCTCGCGGTCGCGGTGGCGTTCAACTTCCTGACGTCGTGGCTGCGCGGCCTGCTGCTGCTGGAGCTGCGGTCGCGCGTGGACCTGCGGACGACGCTCGGCTTCCTCGAGCACCTCGTCGCGCTGCCCTACACGTTCCACCTGAGCCGCTCGTCGGGCGACCTCATGATGCGGCTGCGCAGCAACTCGTACGTCCGCGAGATCCTCACGACGACGACGCTGTCGGCGCTGCTCGACGGCGCGTTCGCGACGCTGTACCTCGTCCTGCTGCTGGCGTTCTCCGTGCCCGTCGGGTTGCTCGTGCTCGGGCTCGGCACGTTGCAGGTCGTCGTGCTGCTGGTGTCGCGGCGCGCGACGCAGCGCCTTGCCGGGGAGTCGCTGCGGGCGGAGGCGCGGTCGCAGGGGTACGCGTTCCAGCTGCTGGCCGGCATCGGGACGTTGAAGTCCTCGGGCACCGAACGCCGCGCGGTCGAGCAGTTCTCGCGGCTGTTCACCGACGAGATCTCCGTCGCGGTCTCGCGCGGCAGGCTGTCCGCGGCGGTCGACGCGCTGACCTCCGCGCTGTCGATCGGGTCGCCGCTCGTCGTCCTGACGTTCGCCGGCGTGCAGGTGCTCGACGGCAACATCAGCCTCGGCAACGCGCTCGCCCTCAACGCTCTCGCCGTCAGCTTCCTGCAGCCGCTGTCCGTGCTCGTCACGACCGGTCTGTCGGTGCAGGTGCTGACGTCCTACGTCGAGCGGCTCAACGACGTCTTCGACGCCCCCGTCGAGCAGGCCGGCGACGAGATCCGCCCCGCGCCGCGGCTGACCGGTGCGATCGAGGCGGCGGGCGTGACGTTCCGGTACGCGCCGCTCTCACAGATCGTCGTCGACGACGTGTCGGTCTCCGTGAAGCCGGGCCAGACCGTCGCGCTGGTGGGGCGTTCGGGCTCCGGCAAGACGACGCTCGGCCACCTGCTGCTCGGGCTCTACCGGCCGACCGACGGCGTCGTACGGCACGACGGCATCGACCTCACGACGCTGGAGGCGCGCAGCGTGCGCAACCAGTTCGGGGTCGTGACGCAGGACCCGTACCTGTTCTCGACGACGCTGCGCGACAACATCGCGTTCGCCGACCCGGCCCTGACGCTGGAGGACGTGCAGCGGGCGGCGAAGCTGGCGTGCATCGACGAGGACATCGCGGCGATGCCGATGGGGTACGACACCGTGCTCAGCGACGGCGGCGCGTCACTGTCGGGCGGTCAGCGCCAGCGCGTGGCGCTCGCGCGGGCGCTCGCCGGACGGCCCGCCGTCCTCCTGCTCGACGAGGCGACCAGCCACCTCGACGCGGTGACCGAGGCGGCCGTACACAAGAACCTCACCGGCCTCGGCTGCACGACGATCGTCGTCGCGCACCGGCTGTCCACCGTCGTCAACGCCGACCTGATCATGGTCGTGGAGAACGGCCGCGTGATCGAGAGCGGGACTCACACGTCGTTGCTGCGCAAGCGCTCCGGGGCGTACCGCGCGCTCGTCACGGGTCAGCTCTCCCAGAACGGCGACGGGGCGCCGACCCGGTCGAGTCGGCGCCCCGCGGCGAAGAAGACGGCGAGCTAG
- a CDS encoding class I lanthipeptide yields MRKLNLKKETLVELTTAELDIVVGGAAQEITKAPCISGIVSCATYRCPTLDCVATVANGC; encoded by the coding sequence ATGCGCAAGCTGAACCTCAAGAAGGAGACCCTGGTCGAGCTCACGACCGCGGAGCTCGACATCGTCGTCGGCGGCGCCGCGCAGGAGATCACGAAGGCGCCGTGCATCAGCGGCATCGTGTCGTGCGCGACGTACCGCTGTCCGACGCTCGACTGCGTCGCGACGGTCGCGAACGGCTGCTAG
- a CDS encoding class I lanthipeptide, translating to MRKLNLEKETLVELSGEELDLVAGGSGLSCNVCVSGIVTCATYRCLPTWNACFTTEGCG from the coding sequence ATGCGCAAGCTCAACCTCGAGAAGGAGACCCTCGTCGAGCTCAGCGGCGAGGAGCTCGACCTCGTCGCCGGCGGCTCCGGCCTGTCGTGCAACGTCTGCGTCAGCGGCATCGTGACCTGCGCGACGTACCGCTGCCTGCCGACGTGGAACGCCTGCTTCACCACCGAGGGCTGCGGCTAG
- a CDS encoding SIMPL domain-containing protein: MDEPLVSVRGEAVQEVEPETAQLNVAVGARDKHREDTLRRVDERSAAVLALLESYGVERVETTSVRIGPEFKDGKPNERIAGYSAVVRHAVTVTDFAALGDLVARLAELEMVDVAGPWWRLRTDSPTYKAARMAAARDAVERGREYAEALGSRLTTVVEIADTGLLTQPADGGGDWAGGPSMPVAASPMRAMSATAAARPVSLDLEPVRQVVRASVEARFRMAAPPDGTL; encoded by the coding sequence GTGGACGAGCCGCTGGTGTCCGTACGCGGTGAGGCCGTGCAGGAGGTCGAGCCCGAGACCGCCCAGCTCAACGTCGCCGTCGGCGCTCGCGACAAGCACCGCGAGGACACGCTGCGCCGGGTCGACGAGCGTTCGGCGGCGGTGCTCGCGCTGCTGGAGTCGTACGGCGTCGAACGCGTCGAGACGACGAGCGTGCGGATCGGCCCCGAGTTCAAGGACGGCAAGCCGAACGAGCGCATCGCCGGCTACTCGGCGGTCGTACGCCACGCCGTCACCGTGACCGACTTCGCGGCCCTCGGCGACCTCGTCGCGCGGCTGGCCGAGCTGGAGATGGTCGACGTCGCGGGGCCGTGGTGGCGGCTGCGGACGGACAGCCCGACGTACAAGGCGGCGCGGATGGCGGCGGCCCGCGACGCGGTGGAGCGGGGACGGGAGTACGCCGAGGCGCTGGGCAGCCGCCTGACGACCGTCGTGGAGATCGCCGACACCGGCCTGCTCACCCAGCCCGCGGACGGCGGCGGCGACTGGGCCGGCGGCCCGTCGATGCCGGTCGCGGCCTCGCCGATGCGCGCCATGAGCGCCACCGCTGCCGCACGGCCCGTGTCGCTCGACCTCGAGCCCGTACGCCAGGTCGTCCGCGCGAGCGTGGAGGCGCGGTTCCGGATGGCGGCGCCACCCGACGGCACGCTGTAG
- a CDS encoding phospholipid carrier-dependent glycosyltransferase, with translation MATTEVMPPPAAERTGTTVLARPLWRPIPGSRLTGWLGPLGVALFALFLRLHDLAVPAKAAFDEVYYSCDAQMLLQYGYEHAHLKDNVCIVDSTVTETAGFVVHPPLGKWLIAIGEWIYGYNPNGGARSAFGWRIAAVVFGALSVLVLCRLGRRLFRSTLLGCLAGLLLALDGLHFVQSRVAMLDIFLMFFVLAAAACAVADRDWSRRRLQDRLGPDRSFPGPGSGWRPWRLMTGVMLGCALGTKWSAIYYVAVIALVIFAWDVGARRAAGVPRPFRAALLRETFPLLLTLAVVPVAVYVLTWTGWFVTDGGWRRTCNAQWPTECGAIEGFWKYHKEIWDFHVGLSSDHPYASKPWGWLVLARPVLYVYETPRKGFSQAVLAVGTPAIWWASILALAGTAWGWVSRRDWRAAFVLVTFAAGYLPWFWPADRTEFFFYALPALPFLCLALAYCAGLVLGPPDASDGRRMGGAVAVGLYALLVVVNFFYLYPVLSADKIPYADWRSRMWFSSWI, from the coding sequence ATGGCGACGACCGAGGTCATGCCGCCCCCCGCGGCGGAGCGTACGGGCACCACCGTGCTCGCGCGTCCGTTGTGGCGCCCGATCCCCGGCAGCCGGCTGACCGGCTGGCTCGGCCCGCTGGGCGTCGCGCTGTTCGCGCTGTTCCTGCGGCTGCACGACCTCGCGGTGCCGGCCAAGGCGGCGTTCGACGAGGTCTACTACTCGTGCGACGCCCAGATGCTGCTCCAGTACGGCTACGAGCACGCGCACCTCAAGGACAACGTCTGCATCGTCGACTCCACCGTCACCGAGACGGCCGGCTTCGTCGTGCACCCGCCGCTCGGCAAGTGGCTCATCGCGATCGGCGAGTGGATCTACGGCTACAACCCCAACGGCGGTGCCCGCTCGGCGTTCGGCTGGCGGATCGCGGCGGTCGTCTTCGGCGCGCTGTCGGTGCTCGTGCTGTGCCGGCTCGGACGGCGGCTGTTCCGCTCGACGCTGCTCGGCTGCCTCGCCGGGCTGCTGCTCGCGCTCGACGGCCTGCACTTCGTGCAGAGCCGCGTCGCGATGCTCGACATCTTCCTCATGTTCTTCGTGCTCGCCGCGGCGGCGTGCGCGGTGGCCGACCGCGACTGGTCGCGGCGGCGGCTCCAGGACCGGTTGGGGCCCGATCGGTCCTTCCCCGGGCCGGGGTCGGGGTGGCGGCCGTGGCGGCTCATGACCGGCGTCATGCTCGGCTGCGCGCTCGGCACCAAGTGGAGCGCGATCTACTACGTCGCCGTCATCGCGCTGGTCATCTTCGCCTGGGACGTCGGCGCGCGGCGAGCGGCGGGCGTGCCGCGGCCGTTCCGCGCGGCGCTGCTCCGCGAGACGTTCCCGCTGCTGCTCACCCTCGCCGTCGTCCCTGTCGCGGTCTACGTGCTGACGTGGACCGGGTGGTTCGTGACCGACGGCGGCTGGCGGCGTACGTGCAACGCCCAGTGGCCCACCGAGTGCGGCGCGATCGAGGGCTTCTGGAAGTACCACAAGGAGATCTGGGACTTCCACGTCGGCCTGTCGTCCGACCATCCGTACGCCTCGAAGCCGTGGGGCTGGCTGGTCCTCGCGCGGCCCGTGCTCTACGTGTACGAGACGCCGCGGAAGGGCTTCTCGCAGGCCGTCCTCGCGGTCGGCACGCCGGCGATCTGGTGGGCGTCGATCCTTGCGCTCGCCGGCACCGCGTGGGGCTGGGTGTCGCGGCGCGACTGGCGGGCGGCGTTCGTGCTGGTGACGTTCGCGGCGGGGTACCTGCCGTGGTTCTGGCCCGCCGACCGGACGGAGTTCTTCTTCTACGCGCTGCCCGCGCTGCCGTTCCTCTGCCTCGCGCTGGCGTACTGCGCCGGCCTGGTCCTGGGGCCGCCGGACGCGAGCGACGGGCGCCGGATGGGCGGGGCCGTCGCCGTGGGCCTCTACGCGCTGCTCGTCGTCGTGAACTTCTTCTACCTGTACCCCGTGCTCTCCGCCGACAAGATCCCGTACGCCGACTGGCGGTCCCGCATGTGGTTCTCCTCCTGGATCTGA
- the rsmI gene encoding 16S rRNA (cytidine(1402)-2'-O)-methyltransferase, producing MTPDTGRLVLCGAPIGNVADASRRLADTLATADLVAAEDTRRLLRLARDLGIRVERVVSYHDANEAARTPELLDAIRGGRTVALVTDAGMPGVSDPGFRLVAAAAAEGLPVTVVPGPSAVTAAIAIAGLPSDRWCMEGFLPRKAGERRTRLAELAAERRTLVFFEAPHRVGAMLAAMAEAFGQERRAVACRELTKTYEEVRRGGLAELAEWAAGEVKGELTIVVEGAPDAPPEATPKDLAQQVADREAAGATRKDAIAETARERGVRKRVVYDAVVARAHIETPP from the coding sequence ATGACTCCCGACACGGGCCGGCTCGTGCTCTGCGGTGCCCCGATCGGCAACGTCGCCGACGCCTCCCGCCGCCTCGCCGACACCCTCGCGACGGCCGACCTGGTGGCCGCCGAGGACACCCGCCGCCTGCTCCGGCTGGCCCGCGACCTCGGCATCCGCGTCGAGCGCGTCGTCAGCTACCACGACGCCAACGAGGCCGCGCGCACCCCCGAGCTGCTCGACGCGATCCGCGGCGGCCGTACGGTCGCGCTGGTCACCGACGCGGGCATGCCCGGCGTGTCCGACCCCGGCTTCCGGCTCGTCGCCGCGGCGGCCGCCGAGGGGCTGCCGGTCACCGTCGTCCCTGGCCCGTCCGCCGTCACCGCCGCCATCGCGATCGCGGGGCTGCCGAGCGACCGCTGGTGCATGGAGGGGTTCCTGCCGCGCAAGGCGGGGGAGCGCCGTACGCGCCTCGCCGAGCTCGCCGCCGAACGCCGCACCCTCGTCTTCTTCGAGGCCCCCCACCGCGTCGGAGCGATGCTCGCGGCGATGGCGGAGGCGTTCGGCCAGGAACGCCGCGCCGTCGCCTGCCGCGAGCTGACGAAGACGTACGAGGAGGTACGCCGCGGCGGCCTCGCCGAGCTGGCGGAGTGGGCCGCGGGTGAGGTGAAGGGCGAGCTGACGATCGTCGTCGAGGGCGCGCCCGACGCGCCGCCGGAAGCCACCCCGAAGGACCTCGCCCAGCAGGTCGCCGACCGTGAGGCCGCGGGCGCCACGCGCAAGGACGCCATCGCCGAGACCGCCCGCGAGCGCGGCGTCCGGAAGCGCGTCGTGTACGACGCCGTCGTCGCCCGCGCCCATATCGAGACGCCGCCGTGA
- a CDS encoding DUF4129 domain-containing protein, translated as MTRARAVALLALGCALAAAAAGTGPYLSARPRPQTSLARLLETAARERQRRLLERGAGTRDLTWLEILIEYVFVGAVLLGAVLGLWFAGRALWRLAQLRLGRSRGGGPTIAYDPGDESAEDATTALRKRVADELAVLSADLDATPDPREAVIACYVRMERAFAQAGAARRPEESPMELLARVLDELYVPEGDVRRLTALFAEARFSTHPVSDDMRAAARRSLDNVARALAVPA; from the coding sequence GTGACTCGGGCCAGGGCCGTCGCACTGCTCGCGCTCGGCTGCGCGCTGGCCGCCGCCGCCGCGGGCACAGGTCCTTACCTCTCCGCGAGACCTCGGCCCCAGACCTCCCTGGCGCGGCTGCTGGAGACGGCGGCCCGCGAGCGCCAGCGGCGCCTTCTCGAACGCGGCGCCGGCACCCGCGACCTGACGTGGCTGGAGATCCTGATCGAGTACGTGTTCGTCGGCGCGGTCCTGCTCGGCGCCGTGCTCGGGCTCTGGTTCGCCGGCCGCGCGCTCTGGCGGCTGGCGCAGCTCCGGCTGGGGCGGTCCCGCGGCGGCGGGCCGACGATCGCGTACGACCCTGGCGACGAGTCCGCCGAGGACGCCACGACCGCGCTGCGCAAGCGCGTGGCCGACGAGCTCGCGGTCCTCTCCGCCGACCTCGACGCGACGCCCGACCCGCGCGAGGCCGTCATCGCGTGCTACGTCCGCATGGAGCGCGCGTTCGCGCAGGCGGGCGCGGCGCGGAGGCCCGAGGAGTCGCCGATGGAGCTGCTCGCGCGGGTGCTCGACGAGCTCTACGTCCCCGAGGGCGACGTACGCCGCCTCACCGCGCTGTTCGCGGAGGCGCGCTTCTCGACGCACCCGGTGAGCGACGACATGCGCGCGGCGGCGCGGCGTTCGCTCGACAACGTCGCCCGCGCGCTGGCGGTCCCCGCATGA